The Coraliomargarita sinensis genomic sequence CACCATCCCGTGCTGCGAATTGCGGTGCAAGGGGCCTCGGGCAAACCGGTGCAGCGCATCGTGGCCCGCGACGGGACGATCTACGAGGGGATCGGCTACAAAAAGGCGACCCTGCGGGCCTTACCCTTTGTCGAGCCTTTCCGGCACAGCAATGGCAGTATTCGCCCCATGCAGGGTATCGAGCAGGTGGCCGTTTTGCTCGACTCGGCCCGTCGCAAACAACCGGAATTTTTCCGCACCTGGAAAGTGGTTTCGCTCAAGCACTACTCGGGGAACCCCACGCTCTCCGGCGAGGTGATCGAAGTGCGCAGCAGTTATGTGCCGCGCATCATCTTTGGCGCCTCCACGGATTTCTCCCAACAACTCGACCGCCTCAAGGTCATTCTCGAGTATGTGCGCGCCAAGGGAAATCCATCGATGAAACGGATCGATCTTTCTTTACGCGGCTCGGCTGCCGTGCAGTTTAGCAGTGGTCGAATCAGTAGCTTTTAAAAGATGTCTTTCCATTCCAACAATTCAGCCTGAATGAGTGAATCGAGAGTAGTTGGCGCTGTCGAAATCGGGACCTCGAAAGTCGTGGTGCTCCTGGGGGAGATTATCGGCGACGAAGGCCTGAATATTATCGGCCACTGTGTCGGCTCCTCCAAAGGGGTGAAGAAGGGCGAGATCCAGGATCTCAATGCCGCCAGCGACTGTGTGCACGCCGCGATCATGAAGGCGGAGAAAAGCGCCCAGTCGCGCATCGACGAAGTCTATCTGGCCCAGACCGGCAGCCATCTGGAGGGAAATTTCAACGTCGGCGGCACCAACGTCAGCTCATCGGATAATATTGTCCGGCAGATCGATGTCGATCAGGCCAAGGAGGACGCCAAGCGTCGCAAACTCCCGCCCAGCCGCACCTACATCCACCACATCCAGAACCCTTTCGCTATCGACGGCCATCAGGTGGAGAGCCCGCTCTCCCACGAAGGCCGGCAGCTGCAGGTCGGCTACTGGTCCGTTCACGGTGACAGCCATAAAGTGAGCGACAGCCTCCGCGTGATTCAGGGCATCGATCTCGACGTGAGTGACATGATTATTTCCAGCATCGCTTCCGGGGCGGTGCTGCTGGAGGACTCCGAGAAGGAAAACGGCGCTCTGGTCATCGATATCGGGGGCGGCACCACCGATTATGTGCTTTATCGCAAAGGTTACATCGTGAAAACCGGCGTCATCCCGGTCGGCGGAGACCATATTACCAACGATCTCAGCATCGGCTTGCGGGTCGGGCGCAAGAGTGCGGAAGAATTTAAGGTGAAAAACGGCCGCGCCTACTACGACAGCGCCGACCGCGACGAAAAAGTCTGGCTCTTTGGCGATCTTACCATCGGCGACCGCGAATACCCGCTCGCGGCCATCACCAAAATTATCGAAGCCCGCGTCTCCGAAATCTTCAGCATAATCAAGGATCAACTCGAGGAAGCCGAACTTTACGAACCGGCCGACATCGCGTCCGGTGTCGTGCTCACGGGGGGCACCGCCCAGCTGGCGGGCATCGACGAAGCCGCCCAGCGTAATCTCGGTCTGGATGCGCGCGTCTCCGAGGGGCCGCTCGACGTGACTGCGGAGCTCCGCCACCCCGGCTACAGCACGGCGCTGGGGCTGCTGCACTACGCCCTCACCGGACAGGAGGACAAACGGCAGGCCGCCAAGCCCAATAACCTTTTCCGTAAACTCACCGGACTGCTCAATTTCGATTAAGTGAACCAGACAGCTGACAGTTTATTCAACCAACAATCGGGCACC encodes the following:
- a CDS encoding cell division protein FtsQ/DivIB translates to MIGGKKNKGSSSATGSQSWRELAGTPRRKRVNSPQAKKRRQAKILKLLAVVLVLAGLIGLGFWIRSLIKDRAEPIQISTPSREIEQIIFQTDGVLPDAWLGTVIQLGKGTTMMEVDIHAMKQALEEEAQVVSASVERVFPGSLKISVKEHHPVLRIAVQGASGKPVQRIVARDGTIYEGIGYKKATLRALPFVEPFRHSNGSIRPMQGIEQVAVLLDSARRKQPEFFRTWKVVSLKHYSGNPTLSGEVIEVRSSYVPRIIFGASTDFSQQLDRLKVILEYVRAKGNPSMKRIDLSLRGSAAVQFSSGRISSF
- the ftsA gene encoding cell division protein FtsA produces the protein MSESRVVGAVEIGTSKVVVLLGEIIGDEGLNIIGHCVGSSKGVKKGEIQDLNAASDCVHAAIMKAEKSAQSRIDEVYLAQTGSHLEGNFNVGGTNVSSSDNIVRQIDVDQAKEDAKRRKLPPSRTYIHHIQNPFAIDGHQVESPLSHEGRQLQVGYWSVHGDSHKVSDSLRVIQGIDLDVSDMIISSIASGAVLLEDSEKENGALVIDIGGGTTDYVLYRKGYIVKTGVIPVGGDHITNDLSIGLRVGRKSAEEFKVKNGRAYYDSADRDEKVWLFGDLTIGDREYPLAAITKIIEARVSEIFSIIKDQLEEAELYEPADIASGVVLTGGTAQLAGIDEAAQRNLGLDARVSEGPLDVTAELRHPGYSTALGLLHYALTGQEDKRQAAKPNNLFRKLTGLLNFD